ACTTTATCGACTTGATTGCATCTCCAGGTCCTTACTGCTGCCCTCTGTTCACCAATTTAGAGTCTCTTTGGGCCGAGCACAGGTTTCTTACTATATTTCTTGGTGATCCTGTGGGAGGGTTGGGAACCTAGACTTGCTCATGCTACCATCTTCCCAGGATCCTTCAATAATATATTAAAACATAATGTGGTTTAACCACGTTAATTCTTCTCagaaatgcaaggttggtttaatattacaaAAATTTATTTGTTTCACTATTTtaaccaaataaaaagaaaaaaaaatgatactctttaataaatgtagaaaaggcatttaataaaaatCAATATGCACTcattaacaattaaaaaatctTAGTAAACTAGCGATAGAAAGATACTTCTTTGATCGGATTAAAAACTTAAAGTAAACACCATAGTAAAATACTAAATACTAATTTCtttcccagtgccatcgagtcgattccaaatacTAATTTAGATCTTTGTTTTTTGAAATGGAAAGATGATTACCATAcacactgttatggactgaattgtgtcctccaaaaatgtgtgtcacttTGGCTAGGGCATGATCCCCAGTGTTGCTtaattgttctccattttgtgatttggtataattattctatgtgttgtaaatcttatcctctatgatgttaatgaggcaggattagaggcagttatgttaattaggcaggacacaatctacaggattaagttgtatctagAATCAATAccgtttgagatataaaagagagaagcaagcagagagtagaggGACCccccaccacaaagaaagaagagctgggagtggagagcATCCTTGGTACCTggagtccctgtactgagaaactcctagacccaagggaagattgacaacaagggcactccctcagagccgacagagagagaaaacctcctcctggagctggtgccctgaattgggacttctagcctcttaaactgtgaaagaataaatttctgttttttaaatccatctacttatggtatttctgttgtagtagcactagatatctaagacacatATGTACGTGAAAAAGCAAGTTAAAATGtactatgtaataaaaaaaaaaaatcttgtgtaTATATAGCCTTGGAGAATATCTGGAAGGACAAAccccaaaatattaataatatttatttcttgatagtagaactttcattttttttttttttcaggatttgatatctactttaaaatttttctccattaaatacccctactcctcacttattgactatctcattgcCTGGCATTTCTcatttacaacagtaaaaaatctactgacaATTTTTTGTACTAATGACCTAAGACTGGCAATAATGAAAGCCGAGATGGAAGGTGAGAGTaaagctggctgtgatggttgagGTTATGCGTCAGCTTGGTGGGCTgtgtttctcagtggtttggaagttatgtcATGAtgtatgtaatttggcagttatacaatgacgtagtcatcttccattttttaatctgatgtgatcatccttcATTTTCCCACAATGCCAATTTTCTCATAATGACCTGCTCTTTGAACCTAACCGTGTTGATAAATAAGGAGTGGGTGTATGTATTACGTAAACTATTTTAGACACAAAAGTATCATTATACTTCTTGCATTGcataaactatttttttaaaaaataatgaatgggTTTCTGCTTTGTCATTATAATCTCATTTTTCTACAGTTGGATTGAATTGGTTgctatttttgcattttttttctctccaaggACATTATACCTCCTATTGGTGCTTGAGTTAGGATTTGTTCCCAAagtaaattacattttaaattcaTTAGAGGCTTTTGAATCAGGGCCTTTGAGGACCTTTTTAGGCAGTTGTTTTCTGCACATCAGTTGCAGATGGAGGAAGTAAATAGAATCTTTAGTGTAGGAATCAATTTGCTCAGACAATATCGAACACTAAGTTTTCAGAACCAGAGAGGCTTGTTAACTCCTCTTTGCCTTTGAacttaattttcttccttttaattaACCTGAGTTCACAGAAATGTTTCCGAATTTTAAATAAGATTGTATTTCTTACAAATACAGAAGCCATGCATATATTTACGGTGAGTACAGTTTCCTAAGGGCTTAGATCCACCCAAGAGCACAATTTTGTTCAACTCTGAGGTCATTGAGGTCCAGCTTCCAGGGGAAACAATGAAGAATGTCAAAGGTAAGTACTGGAATGGTTTTCAAGTCAGGACACTTCCCATCGTAACTCGTGGAGAAGACATTTGTGATGATGTTTCCTGCTAGTGAAGCAAATGAATGACCAGTTTCAAAATACATGTTTTGATATCTTATTAAGATAGTCGCATCTGAATTTATCTGTGGAGCACATGAACATTCacaccagacaaaaagtataAGCAGGactcattttatgtatttattgttcAGTGGGTGGAGTCCCAGGTACAGTGATTAGGTTGATACACAGAAACAATTCCCAGACCTCTTCAAATCTCTCccagtgtctctctctctctctctctaatttaTCTATCaagtatctatcatctatcttatCTATTTATCTCAATTTggactagtcacatttcaagtgtgCAATAGCCACATGTGATTGGTGGCTATCGTGTTAAATAGTGGAGGCCTAGAACATTGAATGAAGACAGCAAAGAGTTGAATAGATCGATGTGACTAATTAGGCTATCAAAAGAACCACTATTATCTTCCTATTGCCCCAGATCCAGAGTGGCTGTGTACTTAGGCTTGGCCTTATCATCACATTGACAGATAAATTGAGTAGAAAGAAATTGTATTAAGACAGAGAAGGCCAGTTATGTGCTTGGCAGATAAGACATGGAGGAAATTTCAGTGAGAATTTGGTCATTTTTCCTCTTCATCGGAGTGGGTATGGTTggtcaattaaaaatataatttaagagacactgaaaacaaaacaaaacaaaccattcCATGAAAAGTTCTGTTTTGCTTACCTTTCTCCTAAAATGTTCTCAAACCAAAAGTAAAATATCCTACTATCGTGACTCATTCCTTTGTTTATATTTAGTATATTCTGTTGAAAGGATTCCAGTTGTAGAAGATTAAAATTCattaattcagcaaacatttatcatGCCTCAACTATCTCCCAGACGCTTCTCAGTGCTGGGTATAGAGGAGAGAATAAGTTATTTAATTTCCTTGCCCAAGTTAATTTCTATTTTAGTTGATACTAAAGAAGGGGGAGGCAGATAATTCCAGGCAATGAGGACTATTAGGAAGGAAATAAAAGCATTCTGTTGTAAAATGAGTGAGTTAATGGTGGGGGGATGTCATCAAATTCAGTGGTCAGACcaatgagcaggtgatatttgagctgagCCCACAGTAACAAGAAGGATTCAGGACTGCAGAGACAGGAGAAGAGAAATCCAGGCGGAGTGCTCAGTATGTGCAATGGCTCAAAAGACAGAGAAGTGGGCTGTTTCGAAGATCAGAGAGTAAGCCAGGGAACTAGCGTGTGGTGAAAGAAAGTGAGAATTATAGGAAGTGGCTAGTAGGCTGTGGTTTAATATATGCTAGGAAACCTATTGCTACATTTTGAATTAGGGAAGGGACATGGCCTGATATACGTGTTTTAAAAGTCTCTCCAGCTACCGTGAAGGAAATAGTTTTAGGTGGGATCTGGAAGGGAAACAGAGAGATGAGTTAGGAGAGATGTTGGGGTTTTAGTCTAGTTGTGAGTTGTAGTTGGAGAGATAGTATTTGCTGATGTACTGGGTGTTGgaatgaaggaaaggaaagaactaAGCATGTTTCTTAAGTTTTTGGTTTCAGCAACTGGGCTGATGGTGTTGCTATTTTCTGCGATCAAGGGGAGGAAAAGCTTGGTGGGGAGCTCAAGAGTTTCTATTTGTGTATGTTATATTTGAAATAAGCCTTTGACATGCAGGTGAATACTAAGGAtgcaatatgtaaatatatatacatatatatgtgtatatatttgggCATCATTAAGAATTGGATGTTATTTAAATCATGTGATTGCACAAGAGCACCTGGGGACAGAACATAGATATGAAACCAGAGGGCCCAGGATGGAGGCATTGATGGATTTGTAAGTAAGTTGGGTATAAGGGAAGGACACTGGATAGGAGCAACCAGTGAGTTACAAAGAAAATCTTAAGAGTGAGGTAGCAAATGTTTGAAGATAAAATGTTTAAATGTAGTTGAGAGTTCTAAAAATGTGAAGATTGAGGTGTGTATGCTCGATGTGATAAATGGGGAGACTGGTGACTTTGATAAGAAAAGGTAATTTTTGATGGCACAGCAgggtaaaacccaaaaaacccagtgccatcaagttgatttgtaGAAGCCAGATTTAAGTAAGAAGAGTGGACGGAAAGCAAGAAATTAAATAGTGACTGGAGGTAACTCTTTGGAGAAAGTTTGCAATTAAATGGAGTGGAAAAATGAGGTGATTTGCAGTAAAGGGCAGGGGAAggttttatgttttaattttttatttggaaacaatttcaaatttaagaaaacttgcaaaaataataatagtaccaagAACTCACCAATACCAAGATTCacctatttttaacttttacttCCATTTACTTTATCATTTGCTATCCTTTTTCGTtatccaccttttgcatgcaaatTAAACAattggaaatatcatggcttgggttaggcacaccttagtcaacAAAGTCACATCTTTTCCTTTTATCACTAACACGGTCTCttgcagcaggttttcccaaCGCAATACGttgttagatttcttgactgctactacCATGGGTATCAAttatggatgcaagtaaaattaaagccttgacaactttaatattttctctgtttatcatgatgttgcttattggtccagtcgtgagaattattttttacattaaggtgtaatccgtattgtaatctttgctcttcatcagttacttcttcaagtcctcttcactttcagcaagcaaggttatgtcatctgaaTATAGCAGGTTGTTCATTCCTGCCATAACAACAGGTATGAAAATAACATatgcaatgatatccttcagcAGTCATACTTTACTCAAATTGTACGCGTCCAAATGATCTCTGTTGTGAACAAGACGGAAAATAAAGAGAATACCCCCAAAACTTAGAGAAAGTCAGTGGCTGTTTTCCGGTAGAAATGcaccttgatttttaaaaattgcctagTTCACTAGATGAAGAATTTGGAGTCCTTATACAGTATTATGACAATCCTCAATACAGTTGGATTTTTATCAATAGCATAGCTTAAAACAAAGGAATTTTGGTATTCAGCTCTTGAGTACAAAACTTTTGGGAGAATAAAGAGGATATGACCCATCAAAGTACATCTCAAGAGAATAACACCTACTCCAATGGGGGAAGTCACATGCAAAGTATGGACTTCGAATGTAAAGTATTTGGAagtattgctatgaattggagaaCCTAGAAAATTTGAGACAATTCAGATTACAGTAATTTTCAGGAAAATTTGCAATAAACTTAGCTTCCCTGTTGTACATTTCAGTAGAGTTGAGGCAGCACCTCATTGAAGAATGATGATCAAGTAATTGAAGGAAATGCATATGAGTGAGATTAATTGGGACTTATTTGTCACTGTTTGATCCTGTCATATTTTGACATTGTTCCTTAGATACAATTTCTGTGACTTTTATGGGAAGAGCATGCAATAGTGTGAAGTCAGCGATGAGAAACCACTCTGCAATAACAACATTCACCGTACTGGGATTGACAAATGACCCACAACTACAGATTTTGGTCTTCATCTACCTGTTTATCACATATATGTTAAGTGTAATTGGAAATCTGACTATCATTTATCTCATCTTAGTGGATTCTCATCTAAAAACagctatgtatttttttcttcaaaatttctcCTTTATAGAAATCACATTCACAACTGCGTGTGTCCCCCAATACCTGCACATTATATCATCTGGGGATAGAACCATCACTGTCAAAGCATGCTTCACCCAGatattttttattgtcctttttgGAGCTGCAGAATTTTTTCTCTTGGCCATCATGTCCTATGAccgttatgtggccatctgcaaaccGCTGCAGTACGTGACCGTCATGAATAACAGAGTCTGCAGGATTCTCATCCTCTGTTGTTGGGTGTCTGGACTATTGATTATCCTTCCATTCCTTAATTTGAGCCTCCATCTGGAATTTTGTGACTCTGTCATCGACCATTTTTACTGTGATGCTTCTCCAATACTGAAGAACTCATGTTCAGATACATGGTTCATAGAGCAGGTTGTTATAGTCTGTGCTCTGGTGACCTTCATAATGACCCTTGTGTGTGTAGTTCTGTCCTACATGTATATTATTAGGATGACTCTACAATTTCCCTCTGCCCAGCAAaggaagaaagccttctccacctgttcATCGCACATGATTGTGGTTTCTGTCACCTATGGCAGCTATATATTCATCTATATCAAACCTTCAGCAAAGGATGAAGTGGCCATTAATAAGGCAGTTTCTCTGCTTGCTACATCTGTTGCCCCTTTGTTGAACCCCTTCATTTACACCCTGAGAAATAAGCAAGTAAAGCAGTCTTTCAATGACATCCTCAGaagatttgcatttctttcaaaGAAGGAATAGAGTAGCATATTGGGAGCTCAAATTGAAAGAAAAGATAAACCATCAGAATGTAGGTGAAAATTTGTGCTTTGAGAGTTGTGGGTGCTAATGAAGACAATTAAGGAGAGTTGAGAGTGAAGTCTAAGAAAGGATTCTGAAGTACCCAGCGTTATGAAGATGGGCATTTCTCTACAGTCCCGAAATTACCAAACTCTTTTATCTCTTCCTAATATGCAACTAAATTAACATTTCTTGATGTGTGTCatagagttgattgtgactcatagcgaccctataggacagagcaaaactaccccatggagtttcctatgctgaaatctttacgggagcagatcgagATGTCTTTTTACCCGTGGAGCTGCTAGTTGTTTAGAACCGCAGACCTgtttttagcagccaagtgcctaaccattgtgccaccaaggctcctttaacaCTTCTTAGTCTTTTGAAATATCTATTAGTCATTAGTTTTGTGTGTGAAAACTATTCTGGTCATGCCAATGTTTCCTCTTCCTTGCAGTTCACCTCTTTCAAAGTCTCTTCCTTTTTCAAGATAAAATATAAGGCTGGTTTCATCTTCAAGTCAGTCTAAGTAATGCTGTTCTCACAATAAATACTACATGGATTTGCACAGCTTGATAATATAACAATATCCCTTGCCCCTTCCAATTTGAACTTATTAAAacatatggcaaaaaaaaaaagatcagcaacataaacaaaaatgtaACAATATAGTCTTTAAAGATAACTGTTAGACTTCCTCTTCTGAGTAATCGCTTCAAGAATAAGTagaaaaatcagatacaagaaGAAATCATTGGCTTAAAGGCATCAGATTGCTGCTGAAACAATGAGAATCAGAGGGACCAAGATTCTGTGAAGGGTAGAACTGCAGAAGGATGAGCTGATTTCATGTAGTTGCTTTTGCCCTCGGTAGCTTTTCAGATCATGACCGTGGTGGATTAAAGACAGTTGCAAATTCTTAGTCACTTTCACCATCAGGTGATGGAGTTCATTTCCTCTCTTTTAACTGCACTGGACCTATGACTTGCTTTTGACCACTAGAATGTGGTAGAAGTGAAGAGTGACTTCAGAGTTGAAGTACAAAGAAGTCTTGTAGCTTCCACTTTGCTCTTTTGGAACACATGCCTAGAGGAAGCCAACTGCAGTGTGAGAAGTTTGAATACCCTGAAAGTGCTGAGTAATGTGGATGCCCAAGCTAGCCTTCTGGGCAGTTTTGTGGAGGGAGACATGTCTGGCCAGCCTCATTTATTTCAGCCATCCCATCCAGACATATGACTTAAGAGGCGATCTTGGATAAACCACCCAGTCTAGCCTTCAGATGATTCCAAAGCCAGTTACTATCTGGTTGCATCTGCGTGAGAGACGAGAGGGAAAATCACCCAGTTGATTCCAGTCAATCTCCAAAAACATGATATATAAtaagttgttttaagtcactaagattAGAAATTATttcttatgcagcaatagataaccaaaATAAGGGTTCAGGGAGAATGTTTCCTGGGCATAGGGATTCTTGAGGACCAAGGAACCAGCAGAACTTTCAGTGACTTTGCAGGGCTGGAGAACCCATTTTGGATCCTTAAAGTGTCTAGAACACCTGAAAATTCTTCAAGCTATAGGATTTTGATTTGTGCACCTTTCTGTACATATAGTATATTTCAGAAAGTGTTaactaaaaacttaaaaaaaaaaccaaaacttgggttttattaaaaatttggaGTTACAAATAATGGATGGAAAAATTGCCTAGGTGAAATTGAAATATATTGCATTTTCAAAGAAGACAATAGAAGTGATATGATCATGGGGAAATATCTGTAATGGACTCTAAATTCGTTAAGAAAGCTACTGTTTTTAGTCATACTGTCATGTGCCTGCCATTTTATGTATTGTTTCTAATCcccaaaacaatattttaaaaaacaaacaaaaaaaaaaaacaatatttacaGGTATTTAAAAGGTAGAGAAACTGAGGTTATGGAAGTTAAGTAGTTTTATAAGTGATGGTTCCATGATTCAAATCTACTTTTATCTGGCTCCAAACTTGTATTAATTTCAGAGCCAGATAATGCCCAAGAGAAACACATTTCATCAAGGTAATTTTAAGAAATGACTCAAGAAAATCCTGCATTTATTTAGATAAGCAAAGTTTAAATCATGGCATGACACAAAATTTTAGAATAATATTCTATACTTAAAGGTCCAAGACAAAATGAATTACTTGAGATATACTACATACTATTTTAATGTAagaatttttaaatgctttttcaaAAACTTCTTCTACCTTCTGTATTATCTATTAAATGCAATGTCCAAACAACTTTTAGATTCTACCTTATATTCCCTCAGACCCCCGCCCGAATGTGCAATTTTTTTTGTCCTGATCAACAGAGCTTTCTTTGTCCCCAGTGACTGGAAAATGAAGACAGTAAGACGTATTTGGGTTTTACTGTCAAATATCTATAAATTCTACTAGACTTTCCTTCTAGTAGTGGTTTTTCTTTATTGGGAACAATGGCCCAGGATTAAACTACTACAACCACCATTAATGGATTGATCCCATTAGATGTGTTCCAGTAAAATATCCAGAATAATATTGACAATGAACTGTACATTTCTTTTGGCCCTCAAAAACACAACTTCCTATTTCCCTTTATGGATAGGACAATTCTGGGTCAATTTCAAGGAACATTCCAGAAATGATTATTCATTTTTCTCAACTGTTTTCCAGGAGATGTTATCCATAGGTGTTCCAAAATTGTTAAATTGGAAAAgtgttgttatatgtatttttaccataCTAAGAAAAAGAGAtggactacaaaaaaaaaaaatctatcttaaTGTAGCTCTAGTTATgtctttctgcttttattttgtcatttgtgATCTTTAAAATAGATATTAACTAAAACCTATTAGTATTGATGAATACATTATATTGCTTGTAAACATTTTTGGAATTTCAGgtatactttttattttgtgaATGTTTTATGTAATTTCTCCCTTTCAACCATTATTATAGATGCGTGTTTCTATTTATATGCACAATATAACCTACTTCACAAAATTAGTCATTGTTTCCCCGGTAGAAGTCTTGTTTGGGACTAGATCATGCTGAAAAAAACCTTGGTGTATTACATTCCAATCCCATACTAgtctttctcttctgcttttaGGCCAGGTCATGGCTTCTCTCCAAGAACCAGTTATTTGTGTTAGTGGGGGTTATTTGTGAGACTTCAATATTGGATattagaaattgtcaacaaatcatggtattttcagttcaaAAGTTCGATTCTTTGCCTTGTGTTTGTCACCACCTGTCAGAGGATTGCTAGAGTTTTCCATTAGAGAATTATAGAAACTATCTAATATGATTATTGTATTAGATTAGTAATGAAAATGTTTCCAATTTTATCTCAGTTTGGGGGAGAAGTGGAAGTTTGAGATGGTTTTGTTTAATCCCATTTAAGGACAAGCATGGATGATTTTTTTCATCTTCATCACCATCCTTTAAGATGTCTAGAGTACCATCCGATGTGGAAGAGAATTGTGAGTTTTCCAGGTCATTGAAACTTGCTGTCTTCAGTGGGCATTGGGATGAAGATTAAGCACATTATTAGCACCGGTAGGTGAAAGACTGTTTACTGTTCAtgcagggtcttcttttttgaccTAAGGTGCTTTTTGAAAAATGATGAGGTATATTGCAAAACTTTTTGGAGGGAATGGCTTGAAACTTTTATAGCTCTCTTGGATAAGGCACTCAGGTCACCTTCTTATCTAGTTCTATGGTGGAAGGAAGAGCTGGGTATAAAAGTGGCCTAAAGTGCAAGGTGCTGCAGAGCAAGGCTGAAGTGGCAGGTAAGGGGGCAAAAATAAAGAACCCCTAAGCCCTGTGCTCTCTTGATTCTGTGAGGTATATAGGGGAGCAGCATTACTGACCCTGTGGTAAAAAGTCAATGCAAAAAACTTCTCCACTTCTCTGGCCACCTACCCCAGAAATTCCAGGATATTCTTCCTAAGCCCCACTTTGAATCCAAGCTTtcagctgaaaataccatgatctGTTGGCAGCTGTTAAAAATCATAATGTGAAAGTGTTCAAATCTTTGGCATGGGTATAGAGAAATGGCATGTGTTATAGAGGAAAAAAGCCTAGATTTCATTGATAGGGTTTGAACAAAActcacagagtgggaaaaaaaaaaaaaaaaaaagattaaagagtACTTGTGGATTGTTCCCCTGAGATGATCCAACATACTATCATTATAGCCTCCACAGCTAAATGCGTAATGAAAATGGTGTGTTCCAATCTTATCCTATGTGGCTCATAAAGAACCTGAAGGCATTCTCCTGTTCAGGGCACTGCTACAGATACAAAAATGCTAATGATAATGGGACAAGCTCATCTGCCAGTTGATATCAGTGGGTAAGTCAGGATGTATTGTGACTGCCTCCGTGGTCTGATGTCCAAAGTTTTCATTATACAGATCATGTTCAACTGGTCGGAAAGTCAGAAGACTCAATCTCCGTGACTCTGACTGTGGCTTTTCCATACCTCCGCCAACTGTGATGACTGAAAAACCCTAATAAAATTCAGGGAGTTTCTTGCCTAGTAAAGTTCCTTGGAATTATGTGGGCAGATTCACCACAGTCAATCCCTCTAAGGTTTAAGAAAAATGCTACTGCTTACAAAAGAAAGGGCTGAATGTTTCTGATACAGAAGCCACCACTGTGTGTCAGACTTGTGACTTCTGTCACAAATTGGCCTGTTTGCGTTGTGGTGAAGGAAGCCACATTACATGGGGTATGCTCCCTGCCCATTCATGGTAAATTGGCTGCATTAGACCTTTGATTCCTCAAGGGACTACTGATGATGTCTTAACTCTGTTCACACTATTTCATGTTATGACGTTGCACTTCCAATATGATCAGTCAACACTGGCCACATCATTTTGGCCATGAAAAAAAACTAGCTTTTCAGCATTTCAGACCATCTTCATTTAGACAATGATTGATCTTTTGTA
The DNA window shown above is from Elephas maximus indicus isolate mEleMax1 chromosome 4, mEleMax1 primary haplotype, whole genome shotgun sequence and carries:
- the LOC126076424 gene encoding olfactory receptor 6C2-like, with product MRNHSAITTFTVLGLTNDPQLQILVFIYLFITYMLSVIGNLTIIYLILVDSHLKTAMYFFLQNFSFIEITFTTACVPQYLHIISSGDRTITVKACFTQIFFIVLFGAAEFFLLAIMSYDRYVAICKPLQYVTVMNNRVCRILILCCWVSGLLIILPFLNLSLHLEFCDSVIDHFYCDASPILKNSCSDTWFIEQVVIVCALVTFIMTLVCVVLSYMYIIRMTLQFPSAQQRKKAFSTCSSHMIVVSVTYGSYIFIYIKPSAKDEVAINKAVSLLATSVAPLLNPFIYTLRNKQVKQSFNDILRRFAFLSKKE